The Euphorbia lathyris chromosome 2, ddEupLath1.1, whole genome shotgun sequence genome includes a window with the following:
- the LOC136216741 gene encoding probable tRNA N6-adenosine threonylcarbamoyltransferase, mitochondrial isoform X1, with product MLSSAISRLNLLPKPSLPHALSSFRTSKLHAQRIRLNWLLFSSSNCSPSARFSSSTDSNSLKSQMDVRSPKHDLVVLGIETSCDDTAAAVVTGNGDILSQVVSSQADLLAKYGGVAPKMAEEAHSQVIDQVVQDALNQANLTASDLSAVAVTIGPGLSLCLRVGVQKARKLAGSFNLPIIGIHHMEAHALVSRLIEQELQFPFMALLISGGHNLLVLARDLGHYVQLGTTIDDAIGEAYDKTAKWLGLDLRRSGGPAVEELAREGDAESIKFSTPMRQHKDCNFSYAGLKTQVRMAIESGNINAEIPISLASSQERSSRADIAASFQRVAVLHLEERCERAIDWARKIEPSINHLVVSGGVASNQYVRTRLDHIVKKKNLKLVCPPPSLCTDNGVMVAWTGIEHFRVGRFDPSPPAVDPQDFVYDLRPRWPLGEEYAEGRSTARSMKTARVHPSLTSMIQASLQEQ from the exons ATGTTATCTTCGGCCATTTCCCGCCTAAATCTCCTTCCGAAACCTTCACTCCCTCACGCTCTATCATCTTTCAGAACTTCGAAACTTCACGCCCAACGAATAAGACTCAATTGGTTACTTTTCAGTTCCTCGAACTGTTCTCCTTCTGCTCGCTTTTCTTCTTCGACCGACTCTAATTCACTGAAATCCCAAATGGACGTTAGGAGCCCAAAACATGATTTGGTTGTTCTCGGCATCGAAACTAGCTGTGATGATACTGCGGCTGCTGTT GTTACAGGAAATGGTGACATTCTTAGTCAGGTGGTGTCTTCTCAG GCAGACCTGCTAGCAAAATACGGGGGTGTTGCTCCTAAAATGGCAGAAGAAGCACATTCGCAAGTGATTGATCAG GTTGTACAAGATGCCCTTAATCAAGCTAATTTAACAGCAAGTGATCTTTCTGCAGTTGCTGTTACCATTGGTCCGGGTTTAAGCCTTTGTCTTCGTG TTGGCGTGCAGAAAGCTCGTAAGCTTGCTGGAAGTTTCAATCTACCAATTATTGGGATCCATCATATGGAGGCTCATGCTCTAGTATCCAG GCTAATTGAACAAGAGTTACAATTTCCTTTCATGGCATTGCTTATTTCTG GAGGACACAACCTGCTTGTTCTAGCTCGTGATCTTGGCCACTACGTGCAACTTGGAACCACAATTGATGATGCAATTGGTGAAGCATATGACAAGACAGCCAAATGGCTCGGTCTTGATTTGAGAAGGAGTGGTGGACCAGCAGTTGAGGAACTTGCTCGAGAGGGTGATGCAGAATCAATCAAGTTTTCA ACTCCAATGAGACAACATAAAGATTGCAATTTCTCGTATGCTGGTCTGAAGACTCAAGTGAGGATGGCAATTGAATCAGGAAATAT CAATGCTGAAATTCCAATATCCCTTGCAAGTAGCCAAGAGAGAAGCTCCAGAGCTGATATTGCTGCATCCTTTCAG CGAGTAGCAGTATTGCATCTAGAGGAGAGGTGTGAGCGTGCAATTGATTGGGCAAGAAAGATTGAGCCGTCTATAAATCATCTG GTGGTCTCTGGAGGTGTGGCATCAAATCAATATGTCCGCACCAGGCTTGATCATAtcgtgaagaagaagaacctcAAGCTTGTGTGCCCTCCTCCCAGTCTATGTACTGATAATG GTGTAATGGTCGCTTGGACTGGAATTGAGCACTTCCGTGTGGGAAGATTTGATCCTTCACCACCTGCAGTTGACCCTCAAGATTTTGTG TATGATCTGCGGCCTCGATGGCCGTTGGGAGAGGAATATGCTGAAGGAAGAAGCACTGCTCGCTCGATGAAGACGGCTAGAGTTCATCCATCACTTACATCTATGATTCAAGCATCACTTCAAGAGCAATGA
- the LOC136216741 gene encoding probable tRNA N6-adenosine threonylcarbamoyltransferase, mitochondrial isoform X2 — protein sequence MIWLFSASKLAVMILRLLLYVTGNGDILSQVVSSQADLLAKYGGVAPKMAEEAHSQVIDQVVQDALNQANLTASDLSAVAVTIGPGLSLCLRVGVQKARKLAGSFNLPIIGIHHMEAHALVSRLIEQELQFPFMALLISGGHNLLVLARDLGHYVQLGTTIDDAIGEAYDKTAKWLGLDLRRSGGPAVEELAREGDAESIKFSTPMRQHKDCNFSYAGLKTQVRMAIESGNINAEIPISLASSQERSSRADIAASFQRVAVLHLEERCERAIDWARKIEPSINHLVVSGGVASNQYVRTRLDHIVKKKNLKLVCPPPSLCTDNGVMVAWTGIEHFRVGRFDPSPPAVDPQDFVYDLRPRWPLGEEYAEGRSTARSMKTARVHPSLTSMIQASLQEQ from the exons ATGATTTGGTTGTTCTCGGCATCGAAACTAGCTGTGATGATACTGCGGCTGCTGTTGTAT GTTACAGGAAATGGTGACATTCTTAGTCAGGTGGTGTCTTCTCAG GCAGACCTGCTAGCAAAATACGGGGGTGTTGCTCCTAAAATGGCAGAAGAAGCACATTCGCAAGTGATTGATCAG GTTGTACAAGATGCCCTTAATCAAGCTAATTTAACAGCAAGTGATCTTTCTGCAGTTGCTGTTACCATTGGTCCGGGTTTAAGCCTTTGTCTTCGTG TTGGCGTGCAGAAAGCTCGTAAGCTTGCTGGAAGTTTCAATCTACCAATTATTGGGATCCATCATATGGAGGCTCATGCTCTAGTATCCAG GCTAATTGAACAAGAGTTACAATTTCCTTTCATGGCATTGCTTATTTCTG GAGGACACAACCTGCTTGTTCTAGCTCGTGATCTTGGCCACTACGTGCAACTTGGAACCACAATTGATGATGCAATTGGTGAAGCATATGACAAGACAGCCAAATGGCTCGGTCTTGATTTGAGAAGGAGTGGTGGACCAGCAGTTGAGGAACTTGCTCGAGAGGGTGATGCAGAATCAATCAAGTTTTCA ACTCCAATGAGACAACATAAAGATTGCAATTTCTCGTATGCTGGTCTGAAGACTCAAGTGAGGATGGCAATTGAATCAGGAAATAT CAATGCTGAAATTCCAATATCCCTTGCAAGTAGCCAAGAGAGAAGCTCCAGAGCTGATATTGCTGCATCCTTTCAG CGAGTAGCAGTATTGCATCTAGAGGAGAGGTGTGAGCGTGCAATTGATTGGGCAAGAAAGATTGAGCCGTCTATAAATCATCTG GTGGTCTCTGGAGGTGTGGCATCAAATCAATATGTCCGCACCAGGCTTGATCATAtcgtgaagaagaagaacctcAAGCTTGTGTGCCCTCCTCCCAGTCTATGTACTGATAATG GTGTAATGGTCGCTTGGACTGGAATTGAGCACTTCCGTGTGGGAAGATTTGATCCTTCACCACCTGCAGTTGACCCTCAAGATTTTGTG TATGATCTGCGGCCTCGATGGCCGTTGGGAGAGGAATATGCTGAAGGAAGAAGCACTGCTCGCTCGATGAAGACGGCTAGAGTTCATCCATCACTTACATCTATGATTCAAGCATCACTTCAAGAGCAATGA
- the LOC136216742 gene encoding uncharacterized protein isoform X3 translates to MRLCSGWRRFLLCFSMMLITFHLLSVMELNPRAIREATPKKQNKKSDHLIFGPAAGQGLPNRLQCQGTKALNKSVFFTSSSSSSIRDNIAFVTVFTIYNTSLDSRTGSISSNSVKVGNVLYSKTEKSLAILNVFINFIQVTMPWSSVIILTDPASDLSLQRNKVTLYPIEGEYSRDKLMLQRIRSYISFLDRKLKEIAQNPRNTSHYVFTDSDIAVVSDLGHIFHKYPNFHLALTFRNNKQQPLNSGFIAVRGTPESILRAKIFLQQVLEVYSSKYMHASRMLGDQLALAWVVKSHAAFDLRKFSRPQAFVEEIGGASVLFLPCATYNWTPPEGAGQFRGMPLDVKENLMTLPTWAMTD, encoded by the exons ATGAGATTATGCAGTGGATGGCGTCGTTTCCTCCTTTGTTTCTCTATGATGCTTATAACATTTCATCTCTTATCTG TTATGGAATTGAATCCCCGCGCAATTAGAGAAGCTACCCcaaaaaagcaaaacaaaaagTCTGATCATTTGATATTTGGTCCTGCTGCTGGGCAAGGTTTGCCTAATCGGCTGCAATGCCAAG GTACTAAAGCTCTCAATAAGAGTGTTTTCTTTACATCTTCCAGTTCCTCCAGTATTAGGGACAATATTGCGTTTGTCACTGTCTTCACAATCTACAACACCTCATTGGATTCTCGGACTGGTAGTATATCTTCAAATTCGGTTAAAGTTGGAAATGTTTTATACAGTAAGACAGAGAAGTCGTTGGCCATTTTGAATGTCTTCATTAATTTCATCCAG GTGACAATGCCTTGGAGCAGTGTTATCATTCTAACTGATCCAGCATCCGATCTCTCACTGCAGAGAAATAAGGTTACCCTGTATCCAATTGAGGGTGAATACTCTCGAGACAAGTTGATGCTTCAAAGGATCAGATCTTACATT TCTTTTCTAGACAGGAAGTTGAAGGAGATTGCTCAGAACCCGAGGAACACAAGTCATTATGTCTTCACTGATTCAGATATAGCTGTGGTTAGTGACCTAGGACACATTTTTCACAAATACCCAAATTTTCATCTGGCTCTTACCTTCAGGAACAACAAGCAGCAACCACTGAATTCAGGATTTATAGCAGTTAGGGGGACCCCTGAGTCAATTTTAAG GGCAAAGATTTTCCTTCAACAAGTACTAGAGGTTTACTCTTCCAAGTACATGCATGCTTCTCGAATGCTTGGAGATCAGTTAGCCCTTGCCTGGGTCGTAAAATCACACGCTGCTTTTGATTTGCGGAAATTTAGCAGACCACAGGCTTTTGTCGAAGAAATTGGTGGCGCATCAGTGCTATTTTTACCTTGTGCTACATATAATTGGACACCACCCGAGGGAGCAGGTCAATTTCGAGGAATGCCCCTAGATGTCAAG GAAAATCTAATGACCCTTCCAACCTGGGCAATGACCGATTAG
- the LOC136216742 gene encoding uncharacterized protein isoform X1 — MRLCSGWRRFLLCFSMMLITFHLLSVMELNPRAIREATPKKQNKKSDHLIFGPAAGQGLPNRLQCQGTKALNKSVFFTSSSSSSIRDNIAFVTVFTIYNTSLDSRTGSISSNSVKVGNVLYSKTEKSLAILNVFINFIQVTMPWSSVIILTDPASDLSLQRNKVTLYPIEGEYSRDKLMLQRIRSYISFLDRKLKEIAQNPRNTSHYVFTDSDIAVVSDLGHIFHKYPNFHLALTFRNNKQQPLNSGFIAVRGTPESILRAKIFLQQVLEVYSSKYMHASRMLGDQLALAWVVKSHAAFDLRKFSRPQAFVEEIGGASVLFLPCATYNWTPPEGAGQFRGMPLDVKVVHFKGSRKRLMLESWNFFNSTSDISDMLCLILMSGRTKYDF, encoded by the exons ATGAGATTATGCAGTGGATGGCGTCGTTTCCTCCTTTGTTTCTCTATGATGCTTATAACATTTCATCTCTTATCTG TTATGGAATTGAATCCCCGCGCAATTAGAGAAGCTACCCcaaaaaagcaaaacaaaaagTCTGATCATTTGATATTTGGTCCTGCTGCTGGGCAAGGTTTGCCTAATCGGCTGCAATGCCAAG GTACTAAAGCTCTCAATAAGAGTGTTTTCTTTACATCTTCCAGTTCCTCCAGTATTAGGGACAATATTGCGTTTGTCACTGTCTTCACAATCTACAACACCTCATTGGATTCTCGGACTGGTAGTATATCTTCAAATTCGGTTAAAGTTGGAAATGTTTTATACAGTAAGACAGAGAAGTCGTTGGCCATTTTGAATGTCTTCATTAATTTCATCCAG GTGACAATGCCTTGGAGCAGTGTTATCATTCTAACTGATCCAGCATCCGATCTCTCACTGCAGAGAAATAAGGTTACCCTGTATCCAATTGAGGGTGAATACTCTCGAGACAAGTTGATGCTTCAAAGGATCAGATCTTACATT TCTTTTCTAGACAGGAAGTTGAAGGAGATTGCTCAGAACCCGAGGAACACAAGTCATTATGTCTTCACTGATTCAGATATAGCTGTGGTTAGTGACCTAGGACACATTTTTCACAAATACCCAAATTTTCATCTGGCTCTTACCTTCAGGAACAACAAGCAGCAACCACTGAATTCAGGATTTATAGCAGTTAGGGGGACCCCTGAGTCAATTTTAAG GGCAAAGATTTTCCTTCAACAAGTACTAGAGGTTTACTCTTCCAAGTACATGCATGCTTCTCGAATGCTTGGAGATCAGTTAGCCCTTGCCTGGGTCGTAAAATCACACGCTGCTTTTGATTTGCGGAAATTTAGCAGACCACAGGCTTTTGTCGAAGAAATTGGTGGCGCATCAGTGCTATTTTTACCTTGTGCTACATATAATTGGACACCACCCGAGGGAGCAGGTCAATTTCGAGGAATGCCCCTAGATGTCAAG GTGGTGCATTTTAAGGGGTCCAGGAAACGTCTAATGCTAGAGTCTTGGAACTTCTTCAATTCTACCTCGGACATTTCTGATATGTTATGCCTTATTTTGATGAGTGGTAGAACCAAGTATGATTTTTGA
- the LOC136216742 gene encoding uncharacterized protein isoform X2 has translation MRLCSGWRRFLLCFSMMLITFHLLSVMELNPRAIREATPKKQNKKSDHLIFGPAAGQGLPNRLQCQGTKALNKSVFFTSSSSSSIRDNIAFVTVFTIYNTSLDSRTGSISSNSVKVGNVLYSKTEKSLAILNVFINFIQVTMPWSSVIILTDPASDLSLQRNKVTLYPIEGEYSRDKLMLQRIRSYISFLDRKLKEIAQNPRNTSHYVFTDSDIAVVSDLGHIFHKYPNFHLALTFRNNKQQPLNSGFIAVRGTPESILRAKIFLQQVLEVYSSKYMHASRMLGDQLALAWVVKSHAAFDLRKFSRPQAFVEEIGGASVLFLPCATYNWTPPEGAGQFRGMPLDVKPQTCPGKSNDPSNLGNDRLAP, from the exons ATGAGATTATGCAGTGGATGGCGTCGTTTCCTCCTTTGTTTCTCTATGATGCTTATAACATTTCATCTCTTATCTG TTATGGAATTGAATCCCCGCGCAATTAGAGAAGCTACCCcaaaaaagcaaaacaaaaagTCTGATCATTTGATATTTGGTCCTGCTGCTGGGCAAGGTTTGCCTAATCGGCTGCAATGCCAAG GTACTAAAGCTCTCAATAAGAGTGTTTTCTTTACATCTTCCAGTTCCTCCAGTATTAGGGACAATATTGCGTTTGTCACTGTCTTCACAATCTACAACACCTCATTGGATTCTCGGACTGGTAGTATATCTTCAAATTCGGTTAAAGTTGGAAATGTTTTATACAGTAAGACAGAGAAGTCGTTGGCCATTTTGAATGTCTTCATTAATTTCATCCAG GTGACAATGCCTTGGAGCAGTGTTATCATTCTAACTGATCCAGCATCCGATCTCTCACTGCAGAGAAATAAGGTTACCCTGTATCCAATTGAGGGTGAATACTCTCGAGACAAGTTGATGCTTCAAAGGATCAGATCTTACATT TCTTTTCTAGACAGGAAGTTGAAGGAGATTGCTCAGAACCCGAGGAACACAAGTCATTATGTCTTCACTGATTCAGATATAGCTGTGGTTAGTGACCTAGGACACATTTTTCACAAATACCCAAATTTTCATCTGGCTCTTACCTTCAGGAACAACAAGCAGCAACCACTGAATTCAGGATTTATAGCAGTTAGGGGGACCCCTGAGTCAATTTTAAG GGCAAAGATTTTCCTTCAACAAGTACTAGAGGTTTACTCTTCCAAGTACATGCATGCTTCTCGAATGCTTGGAGATCAGTTAGCCCTTGCCTGGGTCGTAAAATCACACGCTGCTTTTGATTTGCGGAAATTTAGCAGACCACAGGCTTTTGTCGAAGAAATTGGTGGCGCATCAGTGCTATTTTTACCTTGTGCTACATATAATTGGACACCACCCGAGGGAGCAGGTCAATTTCGAGGAATGCCCCTAGATGTCAAG CCCCAAACTTGTCCAGGAAAATCTAATGACCCTTCCAACCTGGGCAATGACCGATTAGCCCCTTGA
- the LOC136216744 gene encoding UDP-glucuronate 4-epimerase 3: protein MSQMKQMSHLDHIPSTPGKFKMDKSSYPYNRFRWHSSLAKLTFWSFVFIGLIFLFFYRSPSSSPINPLPSDPSRRSLRASWGGSEWEKRVRSSARIRSRNGFSVLVTGAAGFVGTHVSSALKRRGDGVLGIDNFNDYYDPSLKRARQALLERSGIYIVEGDINDGALLKKLFEIVPFTHVMHLAAQAGVRYAMENPGSYVHSNIAGLVSLLEVCKEANPQPAIVWASSSSVYGLNTKVPFSEKDRTDQPASLYAATKKAGEEIAHTYNHIYGLSLTGLRFFTVYGPWGRPDMAYFFFTRDILKGKKISIFEAPNHGTVARDFTYIDDIVKGCLGALDTAQRSTGSGGKKTGPAQLRVFNLGNTSPVPVNDLVSILERLLKAKAKRNIMKLPRNGDVPFTHANISLAQREFGYKPTTDLQTGLKKFVRWYLSYYRVGGGKKADA, encoded by the coding sequence ATGTCCCAGATGAAACAAATGTCTCATCTTGACCACATTCCATCTACGCCGGGGAAATTCAAGATGGACAAATCTTCTTACCCGTATAACAGATTCAGGTGGCATTCATCTTTGGCGAAACTCACATTTTGGTCTTTTGTTTTCATTGGTTTGATTTTCCTCTTCTTTTATCGATCCCCGTCTTCTTCTCCGATCAATCCACTACCTTCCGATCCATCTCGCCGCTCTCTCCGGGCATCGTGGGGTGGGTCCGAATGGGAGAAACGGGTTAGGTCATCGGCGAGAATCCGGTCCAGGAATGGATTCTCAGTTCTGGTTACCGGCGCAGCCGGATTCGTTGGGACTCATGTTTCTTCAGCCCTAAAACGCCGCGGCGATGGCGTTTTAGGGATTGATAATTTCAATGATTACTACGATCCGTCGCTGAAACGAGCTCGGCAAGCCCTTCTTGAACGGAGCGGGATTTATATCGTTGAAGGAGATATCAATGACGGAGCATTGCTGAAGAAACTGTTCGAGATTGTGCCATTTACTCATGTGATGCATTTGGCTGCTCAAGCTGGGGTTAGGTATGCAATGGAAAATCCTGGTTCTTATGTTCATAGTAACATTGCTGGTCTTGTTAGTTTATTAGAAGTTTGTAAAGAAGCTAATCCACAACCTGCAATTGTTTGGGCATCTTCTAGTTCTGTCTATGGCCTTAATACTAAAGTACCTTTTTCTGAAAAAGATAGAACAGATCAACCTGCTAGTTTATATGCTGCTACTAAGAAAGCTGGAGAAGAAATTGCACATACATATAATCATATTTACGGTCTTTCGCTCACGGGATTGCGATTTTTCACTGTTTATGGACCTTGGGGTAGACCAGATATGGCTTATTTCTTTTTCACTAGGGATATtttgaaagggaagaaaatttcAATCTTTGAAGCACCTAATCATGGCACAGTAGCTAGGGATTTTACCTACATTGATGATATTGTGAAGGGTTGCTTAGGTGCTTTGGATACTGCACAGAGAAGTACTGGGAGCGGAGGGAAGAAGACCGGACCTGCTCAATTGAGGGTTTTCAATCTCGGAAATACATCTCCTGTTCCGGTTAATGATCTTGTTAGTATTCTGGAACGGCTTTTGAAGGCGAAGGCGAAGAGGAATATTATGAAGTTGCCTAGGAATGGAGATGTTCCGTTTACACATGCTAATATTAGCTTGGCACAGAGGGAATTCGGGTATAAGCCTACCACGGATCTGCAGACAGGGTTGAAGAAATTTGTAAGATGGTATCTCAGCTACTATCGCGTAGGAGGAGGGAAGAAGGCGGATGcttga